A genomic region of bacterium contains the following coding sequences:
- a CDS encoding (2Fe-2S) ferredoxin domain-containing protein, with amino-acid sequence MQLTVCVGSCCYSKGAQEIIDFIKSDYPDVEVVGAFCLGSCSQGVSIKIDGKIRLIKNCDDIKNIMKELK; translated from the coding sequence ATGCAATTAACAGTCTGTGTAGGATCTTGTTGTTACTCAAAAGGCGCTCAGGAAATCATTGATTTTATAAAATCTGATTACCCTGATGTTGAAGTTGTAGGAGCTTTTTGCCTCGGAAGCTGCTCTCAAGGTGTTTCTATAAAAATAGACGGAAAGATCAGGCTAATAAAAAACTGCGATGATATAAAAAATATAATGAAGGAACTAAAATGA